A window from Vigna radiata var. radiata cultivar VC1973A unplaced genomic scaffold, Vradiata_ver6 scaffold_180, whole genome shotgun sequence encodes these proteins:
- the LOC106778940 gene encoding uncharacterized protein LOC106778940 gives MRLARDVEEELQGEGFQRRGGARGWKSNRDWGTCQGEKFGFGLGQGPNLGKLGVGLGTTQNTQTKPLSVGSSSPHESNSATPQSSVFGDHSSIADRNRGTKHLPYSELMNRKAQGLCFRCGEKYHPLHRCTERQLQMVVLADDETVNESGEVIASEMREEEDDCTLECGSMELFAKVEVSWDGRNHPSTLRIKGSLNGVTLRVLIDSWASHNFISPHVVAALELKVDKRKMIGVRLGYRHQISTAGKCEKLDVQLGEFSTTLEPYGCGDLRRLFLIGKR, from the coding sequence ATGCGCCTGGCTCGAGATGTGGAAGAAGAATTGCAAGGGGAAGGATTTCAGCGTAGAGGAGGAGCACGAGGTTGGAAAAGCAATCGAGATTGGGGTACATGTCAAGGAGAGAAGTTTGGATTCGGGTTGGGTCAAGGCCCAAATTTGGGGAAATTAGGAGTTGGGTTAGGCACAACCCAGAACACACAAACTAAACCCTTATCGGTAGGGAGTTCAAGTCCTCACGAGTCCAACTCGGCGACACCACAAAGCAGTGTTTTCGGTGATCATTCTTCGATTGCCGATCGGAATCGCGGCACGAAACATTTGCCTTACTCCGAATTGATGAATAGGAAAGCTCAAGGGCTTTGTTTCAGATGTGGTGAAAAATATCACCCCTTGCATAGATGCACGGAGCGGCAACTGCAAATGGTGGTGTTAGCGGACGATGAAACAGTAAATGAATCAGGGGAAGTTATCGCGAGTGAGATGCGAGAAGAGGAAGATGATTGTACCTTGGAGTGTGGGTCTATGGAGTTGTTCGCAAAGGTTGAAGTGTCGTGGGATGGTCGAAATCACCCTTCAACTCTGCGTATAAAGGGGAGTCTCAATGGAGTAACCTTGAGAGTGTTGATTGATAGTTGGGCTAGTCACAATTTCATCTCTCCCCATGTAGTGGCTGCTCTAGAGTTGAAAGtggacaaaagaaaaatgattggGGTGCGTCTAGGATATCGGCATCAGATCTCTACTGCGGGAAAATGTGAGAAGTTGGACGTTCAACTAGGAGAATTCTCTACTACGCTGGAGCCATATGGCTGCGGAGATTTGAGAAGGTTATTTTTGATTGGGAAGAGATAA